Genomic segment of Methanolobus mangrovi:
CCTTATAAATCGTGGTTTGTATAAACACATCCCTCTTTAAATGCTTTTTCTTGCGTTATTCACTCACGTGTGGGGTAAGGATCTTTTGAATAAATGCTTCCCCTTCTTCGGAGCTGAACAACGGAATATTCCGGTCAATGAACACTTTTGTCCGGGTACTTGTTGTTTTCACAGTTAGGTGAGGGTTAAAACCTTCTATTTCTATCTCTTTTCTAAGTACCATTATCCCACGCCTTTGCCATGCGGGGACTTTTGATATATTGATCCCTCTCTCAAAAAGGAGTTCATGCATGTCTGGGGACTTTTTCTTTTTCAGGTGCATGGCGGCTTCTTTTTCCTCCATTCCTTCGGATAGGAGGGTATAGTATGCGTATGAGTTGATGCAATTGCGCCATGCTTCATCCTGCCTCCAGACGAGGTATTCTTGAATATCCTCTTCGTGAAGGGGAATTACTCTCGCATCAAAAGATATTGGCTCCTCTGGCTTGAGGAACATTGTAAAAGCACTGCTGATGAAAGAAGGCACTATGGAATCAATTTTCTCTATCCTGCTTTCAAAAGCATTATCCCTGAACAGAAAACTGATCTCATCCGAGAATGTATAAGCAAAAACAGGGCTCAATCCGCTCTTTTTAAAAAAGCATTCTATCGAATCAACAATAGCAGATGTGAACCTTTTATCATAGGGTTTTTCAAATCCCATGCGTGATAGCGCATTCTTGAAATTCCTTCCATCAATGCGCACGATTACAGGCGGTACACAACGCAGATCTGAATAGATCTCTCGCCTTTTCATGGATCAGTCTTCTACTTTCTCTTTTTTAGGCTTCTTGAATTTGTTAACAACATTTCTGATAAGTACTATATCTCCTGAAGTAATGACCCATCTGTAAGGAATAATAATTCCTTTAGAAGTAACATCAAAAACATCTCTATTGATGTCGGAGATTGCCAGTCCTCGGACTTTCCTTTCGTCAACATCTAACACAAGGTCAGCTACTTTCCCTATGTACGTACCTGTGTCAGTATAAACGTTTAATCCGAAAAGTGAAGTTATGTCTGCACGCATGATATCCCTACCCTCTTTTATTTTACTTATATATGAATATTTGTATGTAAGTCGGCAATTTCGTATGTAAATGACATCTTTAAAGCTTCACTCAGGGACTAATCTTTTCAATCCCTTCTCTGACTGCATTGGCGGAAATTTGCAGGGCTTCCATTTCCTGGCTGCTAAGTTCCAGTTCGATTATCTCTTCGACACCGTCTCTTCCAAGCTTTACAGGCACACCGAGGCATATGTCATGCTGTCCGTACTCTCCATTCAAAAATGCGGAAGCAGGTACTATCCTCTTTGTATCCTTGAGTATGGCTTCGACCATAGCTGCAATTGCTGCGGAAGGTGCATAAAAAGCACTACCGTTCTTCATATATCCGACAATCTCTGCGCCTGCATTTATGGTCCTGTCTACTATTTTACTGATAGTATTCTCGTCCATAAGCTTGTTCAGGGGTATTCCCGCCACAGTGGTATATTTAGGAAGCGGGACCATTGAATCACCATGTCCGCCCAACACCATTGCATTTACATCCCTCACAGAACAGTTCATCTCCTTTGCGATGAATGATGCAAAGCGACTTGAATCGAGAAGTCCACTCATGCCGAATACCCTGTTTCTGTCAAACTGTGTGCATCTAAGTGCAGCATAGGTGATTATGTCAAGAGGATTTGTTACTGTCATGATAATAGCATCAGGTGCATATTTTTCTATATTTGCGCATACCTGTTGCGTTATCTTTATGTTCGTTGCAAGCAGGTCGTCCCTTTCCATTCCGGGTTTACGTGCAATTCCTGCGGTAACCACCACAACGTCCGAGTCAAAGATATCTGCATAGTCATTGGTTCCGATTACATCTACATCATAACCCACAAGTGGTGCAGCCTGAAGTATGTCCAGTGCTTTGCCTTGTGGCAGTCCTTCAACGATATCAACCATTACGATATCTGCAATATTAAGTTCCGCAAGTCTCTGAACTGTGGTAGCGCCTACATTGCCTGATCCGATCACTGCAACTTTGCTCATATCTATCTCCTGACATAATTCATTTAAAAATGACTATATTATGGGTGTAGGGATTGAATCCAACATATATATATGAACCCTTCTTTTATTTAGCACTTACAGGTAGAACATCATAGTTATCAATATCATCTGTCATAATTGAAAAAGGGAATATATCATGCTCACAAGTACATACATTCATATGCCACGGATCGGCGCAACTGTGGAAAAAAGGATATGGTCCGGCGGTGTCAGGACATGGGATGATTTTCTGGACAGAAAAGATGAGCTTCTCATATCTCCTTCTAAAAAAGAAATGATCTTAACAGGCATCAGGGATTCAGTTGAAAAACTGGAGGCTCGCGATTTTGAATTCTTTGCAAGGTCCCTTCCCAAAGCCGAGCACTGGCGTGCTTTCAGGAATTTTTCAGATAAGGTTGCTTATGTTGATATAGAGACAACAGGTCTTTCCCCTGCCAGTTCATCCATCACAGTTGTAGGTATCTATGACGGAAAAGAAGCAAGAACCTTTGTAAGAGGCATAGACCTTGATGATATAGTCGATGTTTTTCCCAAATATGAGTTCCTTGTGACCTTTAACGGGGCAAGGTTCGATATTCCTTTTATCAAACGTGAATTCCCACAAATAGAATTCAACCAGTTGCATGCAGACCTGATGTATCCTCTGCGTCGCATCTCTCTGTCGGGGGGCCTGAAAAAGATAGAATGTGAACTTGGTATTTCAAGGGCCGAGGAAACCGTTGGTATCAGCGGTTTTGACGCAGTGCGCCTATGGCACCAATACGAGCGTGGGGATGAAGATGCACTTGACCTGCTACTGAAATACAACCGTGAAGATATTGTGAACCTAAAAACGATAATCGATATGACACTTCTACGTTTCATAGATAATAAATTCTCAGAATGAATCTGATATGAATTTCGATCTAAAAACACTCCCTGCATTGCCTGGCGTCTATCTGATGAAAGATGACTCCGGTGATGTCATATATGTGGGCAAGGCGAAGTCTCTGGACAAAAGGGTACGCCAGTATTTCCAGTCAAAGAAGAACCTTTCTCCAAAAACAGTTACTCTGGTCAGGCATATCGATGATATTGAGTATATCGTCACGGATTCTGAGATAGATGCTCTTGTGCTTGAGGCAAATCTCATCAAAAAGTACAAACCCCGTTACAATGTTCGCTTGAAGGATGACAAACGCTATCCGTATGTCAAGGTAACCATTAATTCGGCATTTCCGCGTATATTCCTTACCCGTAGAAGGTTAATGGATGGAGCACTCTATTTCGGACCATATACAAATGCAAAAGCTATTCGCACCACTCTTGACATAATATCCCGCGTTTTCATGCTCCGCCAGTGCAAGAAGAAAATAGAACCGGGCAAATCCCGTCCATGTCTAAATTACCATATAAAGCGCTGCATGGCTCCATGTAAGGGTGGAATGGAAAAGGAAGAGTACCACAGAAGGGTTATGGAAGCAGTTCGCTTTTTGAAAGGTGATACCTCGGGTCTTTTGAGGAAGCTGGAAGAAAGGATGCAAAGCCTTGCCCAAGCTCAGGATTATGAATCTGCTGCGGATGTCCGGGACCAGATAGAATCTGTAAAATGCATCTCTGAGCAGCAGATAGCAACATCTGGCACAGATGACCGCGATGTGCTGGCTGCCGTATCAGATGAGAAGGCAATCTATATTCAGGTTTTCTATGTTCGCCATGGCAGTATGGTCGGGAAGGCGGATTTCACACTTCTTGGTGCTGATGTTTCGGAAAGTATTGAAGAATCCATGGCACAGTTTGTAAAACAGTATTACCAGGACTCTCCAATTCCTCCTGAGATACTTGTCCAGTATGAACTTCCTGAAAAGGAACTCATTGTTAAATGGCTGTGCCAGCGTTCCGGCAGGGATGTAAAGGTGCATGTGCCACAACGGGGAGAAAAGAAAAAACTTCTTGAGATGGCTGAAAGGAATGCCCGGATGTCCATGAGGATGGCACAGCTAAAGCCCGCACCGTCCGAATCAGCAATAGCAGCACTTGAAGAACTGCAAAAGGTTCTATCTCTGAAGTCATTACCTCTTCATATAGAAGGCTTTGATATTTCTAATATCTCTGGTACCAATGCAGTGGGTTCCATGGTATATTTTGAGAATGGCAGGCCTGCAAATAACAAGTACAGGCAGCATAATATTAAAACTGTAAAAGGTATCGATGACTTTGCCATGATGGCCGAGGTCGTGCACAGACGTTACTCGCATTTGATCAAAAGCAATGAGTCACTGCCTGATCTGATTCTCATAGACGGAGGTCCGGGGCAGGTGAGTGCGGCTATGTCGTCTATTGATGCTCTTGGTCTTGATATACCGTTAATTGGCCTTGCAAAGAGGTTTGAGCATATAATTACAACTAAAAAAGGTCCTGATGAGGTTATAATTCTCCCTCATACATCACCAGCTTTAAAAATGCTGATGCATATTCGTGATGAAGCTCATAGGTTTGCAGTTAGTTCTCATCGGCGAAGAAGGTCTGCAAGCCTTACTCATTCGGAACTGGATTCCATACCGGGTGTCGGCCCTTCCAGAAAACGTGTTTTGCTTGAGAATTTTGATTCCATCGGGAAGATCAGGTCTTCTTCGGTTGAAGAGTTGGCTGCTCTTGAAGGTATAAGTGAAAATCTTGCAAAAAAAATACTCGGATACCTGTGTAAATAAGGTAATCTATTTAATAGAGTTGCGGCAAAATTAAATACTGTGGGTGCAAATATATCCTTCTATACGTGGTTTCTTAAAAATGGTGATGGATTAAATGGGTAACGAATTAAATTTTGGTGGTAATCTCTATCGTCCTGATATCAGGATGCTTCATGATATGGACGAGGTGGTATATAACCAGGAATGGCTGCGCTCACAGGAGAATATTGAGCTTTATTACATGTACAGGGATCTTTCAAGGAATGAGTCCGATCACAAAAAAATAGTGGAACATGGTCTCAGGTATGATATCACTATAATTCCTCCGGCAATGCTGGGTGATGAATATGTCAAGACTGCAGGTCACTATCATCCGCCTGTTCCGGGACAGGATTTATCATATGCTGAACTCTATCAGGTACTGGAAGGTGAGGCCACGTACCTTCTTCAGAAGGCTGAAGGGGACAGGGTCGTTGATGTGATTGTTTGTGAGGCAAAGGCAGGTGATCTTGCTCTGGTTCCGCCGGGTTATGGTCACATAACTATCAATACTTCAGGTAAGAGGCTCAAAATGGCAAATTGGGTATGTCGTGATTTTGCATCTCTTTATGACCCTATCAAAAAACTCTTCGGTGGTGCATACTATCT
This window contains:
- the uvrC gene encoding excinuclease ABC subunit UvrC; its protein translation is MNFDLKTLPALPGVYLMKDDSGDVIYVGKAKSLDKRVRQYFQSKKNLSPKTVTLVRHIDDIEYIVTDSEIDALVLEANLIKKYKPRYNVRLKDDKRYPYVKVTINSAFPRIFLTRRRLMDGALYFGPYTNAKAIRTTLDIISRVFMLRQCKKKIEPGKSRPCLNYHIKRCMAPCKGGMEKEEYHRRVMEAVRFLKGDTSGLLRKLEERMQSLAQAQDYESAADVRDQIESVKCISEQQIATSGTDDRDVLAAVSDEKAIYIQVFYVRHGSMVGKADFTLLGADVSESIEESMAQFVKQYYQDSPIPPEILVQYELPEKELIVKWLCQRSGRDVKVHVPQRGEKKKLLEMAERNARMSMRMAQLKPAPSESAIAALEELQKVLSLKSLPLHIEGFDISNISGTNAVGSMVYFENGRPANNKYRQHNIKTVKGIDDFAMMAEVVHRRYSHLIKSNESLPDLILIDGGPGQVSAAMSSIDALGLDIPLIGLAKRFEHIITTKKGPDEVIILPHTSPALKMLMHIRDEAHRFAVSSHRRRRSASLTHSELDSIPGVGPSRKRVLLENFDSIGKIRSSSVEELAALEGISENLAKKILGYLCK
- the mdh gene encoding malate dehydrogenase codes for the protein MSKVAVIGSGNVGATTVQRLAELNIADIVMVDIVEGLPQGKALDILQAAPLVGYDVDVIGTNDYADIFDSDVVVVTAGIARKPGMERDDLLATNIKITQQVCANIEKYAPDAIIMTVTNPLDIITYAALRCTQFDRNRVFGMSGLLDSSRFASFIAKEMNCSVRDVNAMVLGGHGDSMVPLPKYTTVAGIPLNKLMDENTISKIVDRTINAGAEIVGYMKNGSAFYAPSAAIAAMVEAILKDTKRIVPASAFLNGEYGQHDICLGVPVKLGRDGVEEIIELELSSQEMEALQISANAVREGIEKISP
- a CDS encoding tRNA(His) guanylyltransferase Thg1 family protein codes for the protein MKRREIYSDLRCVPPVIVRIDGRNFKNALSRMGFEKPYDKRFTSAIVDSIECFFKKSGLSPVFAYTFSDEISFLFRDNAFESRIEKIDSIVPSFISSAFTMFLKPEEPISFDARVIPLHEEDIQEYLVWRQDEAWRNCINSYAYYTLLSEGMEEKEAAMHLKKKKSPDMHELLFERGINISKVPAWQRRGIMVLRKEIEIEGFNPHLTVKTTSTRTKVFIDRNIPLFSSEEGEAFIQKILTPHVSE
- a CDS encoding PRC-barrel domain-containing protein; this encodes MRADITSLFGLNVYTDTGTYIGKVADLVLDVDERKVRGLAISDINRDVFDVTSKGIIIPYRWVITSGDIVLIRNVVNKFKKPKKEKVED
- a CDS encoding ribonuclease H-like domain-containing protein; this encodes MLTSTYIHMPRIGATVEKRIWSGGVRTWDDFLDRKDELLISPSKKEMILTGIRDSVEKLEARDFEFFARSLPKAEHWRAFRNFSDKVAYVDIETTGLSPASSSITVVGIYDGKEARTFVRGIDLDDIVDVFPKYEFLVTFNGARFDIPFIKREFPQIEFNQLHADLMYPLRRISLSGGLKKIECELGISRAEETVGISGFDAVRLWHQYERGDEDALDLLLKYNREDIVNLKTIIDMTLLRFIDNKFSE
- a CDS encoding glucose-6-phosphate isomerase family protein; its protein translation is MGNELNFGGNLYRPDIRMLHDMDEVVYNQEWLRSQENIELYYMYRDLSRNESDHKKIVEHGLRYDITIIPPAMLGDEYVKTAGHYHPPVPGQDLSYAELYQVLEGEATYLLQKAEGDRVVDVIVCEAKAGDLALVPPGYGHITINTSGKRLKMANWVCRDFASLYDPIKKLFGGAYYLLTGGFEKNPDYGEVPDIRFIKPMDYPEAGLFCGNDMYEIVNDLNKLDFLVHPQDHMDIFGKITSP